A DNA window from Streptomyces sp. CA-278952 contains the following coding sequences:
- a CDS encoding adenosine deaminase: MHLPKAELHLHIEGTLEPELAFALAERNEVALPYATTDELRAAYEFEDLQSFLDLYYALMAVLRTEDDFAELVDAYLARAAAQGVRHAEIFFDPQAHTARGVPIGTVIEGIGRALERSEETHGVSTQLIMCFLRDLSAESALGTLDAAKPYLHRISAIGLDSAEVGHPPAKFREVYEAAAALGLRKVAHAGEEGPPEYIREALDVLGVERVDHGLRCMEDPELVERLVADRVPLTLCPLSNVRLRTVDKLADHPLPAMLAAGLHCTVNSDDPAYFGGYAGDNFDAVRDALALEPEQLRTLARNSFEAAFLDHDEERRARYLSEVEAYAFD; this comes from the coding sequence GTGCACCTCCCCAAGGCAGAACTCCACCTCCACATCGAAGGAACCCTCGAACCCGAGCTGGCCTTCGCCCTCGCGGAGCGCAACGAGGTGGCCCTGCCCTACGCCACCACCGACGAACTGCGCGCCGCCTACGAGTTCGAGGACCTCCAGTCCTTCCTCGACCTGTACTACGCGCTGATGGCCGTCCTGCGCACCGAGGACGACTTCGCCGAACTCGTCGACGCCTACCTCGCCCGCGCCGCCGCCCAGGGCGTCCGGCACGCCGAGATCTTCTTCGACCCGCAGGCCCACACCGCCCGGGGCGTCCCGATCGGCACCGTCATCGAGGGGATCGGCCGGGCGCTGGAGCGCAGCGAGGAGACCCACGGCGTCTCCACCCAGCTGATCATGTGCTTCCTGCGCGACCTGTCCGCCGAATCGGCCCTCGGCACCCTGGACGCGGCGAAGCCGTATCTGCACCGGATCAGCGCGATCGGCCTGGACTCCGCCGAGGTCGGCCACCCGCCCGCCAAGTTCCGCGAGGTCTACGAGGCGGCCGCCGCCCTCGGCCTGCGCAAGGTGGCCCACGCGGGCGAGGAGGGCCCGCCGGAGTACATCAGGGAGGCCCTGGACGTCCTGGGCGTCGAGCGCGTCGACCACGGGCTGCGCTGCATGGAGGACCCGGAGCTGGTGGAGCGGCTGGTCGCCGACCGGGTGCCGCTCACGCTCTGCCCGCTGTCCAACGTGAGGCTGCGCACGGTCGACAAGCTCGCGGACCACCCCCTGCCGGCGATGCTGGCCGCCGGACTCCACTGCACGGTGAACTCCGACGACCCCGCCTACTTCGGCGGGTACGCCGGGGACAACTTCGACGCCGTCCGCGACGCGCTCGCCCTGGAACCGGAGCAGCTGCGCACCCTGGCCCGCAACTCCTTCGAGGCGGCCTTCCTCGACCACGACGAGGAGCGCAGGGCGCGCTACCTGTCCGAGGTCGAGGCGTACGCGTTCGACTGA